A region of the Polynucleobacter asymbioticus genome:
GAGGGGTTCCTGATTTCAATCTCTCGAGAATGGTCTCCAAAGACTCGCATATCGCCCCCGGCATTGACGAATCCAGATTGAACGCCATTCGCGATCAAAGCTTCAATCGCTTTATCTACTGCATAGCCTTTGGCAATCCCGCCAAGATCAAGACATAGTGGGAGATATGATCGAACCAAGAAGGGCTTGATCAATAGGAGATCTTCTACACCCCCAAATCGGCAATCACTGATTTTCAAGTGCCTCGGTAGAAGAGCTGCCTCTGCTAGCAAATGACCAATTCCACAATTAAATATTCCTTGTGACTGACGATGAATATCCTTCGCGATAGTTAGTACTTCAGCTGTCCACGGATGAATCGCAATCGGCTCTAGATAAGACCTGGCATTAATTTGAGAAAGCTCACTCTCTGGATCATGAAAGCCCATCAAAGACTGCACTTGTTCAATAGCTAAGAAGGCCTCGTCTAGTGCCTTGAAGGACGGCAGTTCATCTTCAATACTGATTTCTACGAAGGTGCCTAAGAGCGGCTTGCAGCGAATCATTTGGCTTTTGGAATCGTGCTCTGATTTTTAAGGGCAAGATCATATAAAACGGCAACCCGCTTGACGCCATCAGTCAGGTGTTTGCAAGAGAGGGTAGCACCACCAATGTTTTGAATGTCTTGATTGAGTTTGATGGGATCTGATGCCACTTTTCCAACAAACTGCTGACGCCACTTCGCTTCTGCCACTTCGTAACCATAAGATTCAACGTACTCCAGAATCTCGATTCCCAGCACTGCGCCTGCTGGGCTTAGTGCTACTGCGTAAGTAATCATTTCATGTTTACCAACCACTTCATCGACAATGAACCAGCTTCCATCGGCCGCCCTCCAAATTCGATCTCCTTGAAAAGGGTGGCGAATACTTGAAGCTGTGCGCATTTTGTCTTGTAGCTCATCTGTAATGATGATGGGATTTTTGATAAGTAATTTATTGGGTATGAGTATCTTTTGAGCTTGCTCAATCGATACATAAATCTTAGCGTGTGCAATGATTGGCGCTGTGGTTGCAGCTAGACCAATCATGAATAAGGGATTTAGTTTCCAGTTCATTTTTTTAGTTCAGCGGAAAACCTACTTTGACAATGAATTCATTGACTGAGTGGCTATCCCAAACGCGGGCATTGGAGCATTCAGCTTCGCCACCACCCATGCAGTTACCGCCTTTGAGTTGGTAACGCCAGGCGCCAGTGACCCACCAATCTTTGGCGGCGTAGTGCATATTGGGGCCAACAAAGGTTGCGCGTTGAACTTGATTTCGTAAATTCAATTCTGAGTAGTCATTATGAAAACGTGCCTCAACGCCAGCAGACCATTTGGGTGCGAATCGATAGCTAGCACCTACAAGAAAATCGAGCATCGACTCAGGTACGTTGCCATTCTCAATAAATTTCAAGCGTTCATTTGCTACCACTACGTTACCTGCCAAGATCAATCGATCGTCAATGAAGTTAGATTGCAAGAGCAAGCGCGCTTCAATTTCATCTTTGTTTCTGCCCCAGGTTGGTTCTAAATATAGACCCACACCCACTGGTGATGTCACTGGATTGGTCAGTCGATAAATGGCTTCTAGGGAGCCGCCCTCAATACCGCTTTTTCTGTAAGGGGTGGCAGGGTCATGACTGGATGGCACGCCGTAACCGCCGGTGCAACTTGAGCTATCGCCACAGGCCTCGGGGTTTGTGTAATTCTGATTTGCGCTGGTGTAATACGAATTGATGTAGCCAGCAATTTGTAAATCATTGGTCAGGCCATATTCCAACTCGGTTCTGGCAGTCCAAGCATCGTAGGTGCCAGCAGCTTGTTGTTTGTTGAGTTGCAAACGCTGCTCAAACTCGAGCTTGCCCTTGGGTTGAAGATCTAGGGTGTAAATCCATCCAAATGCGCCTTCACCCGCATTCGCGAAGGAGATGTGTAAGGCGGTAGCTAATAGGATGCTGAAGGCAACAAGTTTTTTGATGGTCATTTTCATGGTGAGGTGGGCTGGTGAATAAAAGTAAATGAGAATGATTCTCAATATACAGTAAATGAGAATAATTCTCAATTGAGAAAATGACCCTTGTTTGTCTAGGTGTTGAGATTTGTCTCCAGGGATTCCTGAGCTTGTAAGATCGGAGCTATGGATTCAGAAGCCCTTGTGAAGCTGGTCACCATAAAAATGCCTTTTGGTAAGCATGCTGGGCGCGCGCTTGCAGACTTGCCTGGTAATTATTTGGCGTGGTTTGCTCGGGAAGGATTTCCTAAGGGCGAGCTGGGTCAGTTGCTAGAGTTGATGCACACCCTGGATCACAATGGCCTGCGCGGATTATTGGCCCCTATCCAGCGGGCTCATGGAATTGCACCCCGTACTCGCGAGTAGTAAAGCTTTACTTGGAGCGAACTATGGCGATCACACGATTGCGTTCATAACTCACATTGGGTGCATCTGGCGGACTGCTTTGAGAAAGCGTGGCCTGCAATGTGCTTTGCGCCCCAATCTCCTGAGCTAGCTTTTGAGCGAGCTCGACATTACGGTCATATTGAATCTGTACGCTGGCAACCTTGCCTGCTTTGATGTTCGAGATGATCGCCGCTACCTTCTCAGGTGAGTATTGATCAAAAAAGACCGGATACCAGCCGCCTATTGCCTGCTTTGCTGCTGCACCCATCGCAGCAGCTTTAATGGCGGCAGTCTCACTAAGCCCTACGGGTAGATGAAAGTCGATGCCGGTCTTTTGAACCAGCTCAGCATAGGAGATTGGCGCACTCATTTGCGCATCATCTGTGTTTTCCACCCAATAAGCCCAAGCCAACTTTTTATTGGGATCGTAGACTAGCTTATAGATATGGCTCGGTATGGTGACTCGGCTTTTGCCAATACTGCCGGCATTTCCTACTGATCCAGTAAATACATACACATCGCCTTCTGCGCGCTTGATGTACATCCTAGTAGGCTCTTCAACTCGTTTTGCCCAGATGCCCTGATTGTTTTGTCTGGCTTGCGGCATCATGTTTGCTAAGGAGAATGACTGAGCCATTCCCCGCTCTCGCGTCATGTCCCCGGCTGGAACGTTATGCCCTCGGTCATATCCACTGCCACGATAGTCTGCCAGGAGGGCGCGTTCATGCGCTGGGAGTCTAGCCTCCTCGTAAAACTGATTCGTACGTCGTGGGTGAGGCGCCTGGAGTTGCTCGCCATTAAGGCGCTCGACGGTGTAGATCGGCTTTTTATCGGAAGGGGAATAGAAGATTGCGAAATCATCAAAGCAAAGGTCTCTCCCTATCTGGCTCGTACTCGGCACTTGCTGGGCAGGAAATAGATCTTTGCATTGATCAAATAGGGCCGATGCACTGAGTGGCAGCCAAAGCGAGCTAACTAAGAGGAGTTTGCCTATGAATTTCATTGCATGTCAGTGTAATGAGTGTCCTTCTGAGGGTGTAAAAGTTTTACACATATTGAGTGATCACATTAGCTCTGGAGCTAGTATTTATCAGGGGGTGGCCGTCTTCTATCTCAACAACCGATCTCACTACAGGGTGTGAAGAAGCGGAGATGCGCGACTTGAGGTGACGATCTAAATAACACTACCGGTAGAAAATTCAGCGCATCTGGATACTAGATATACCGGTCAGGTAGGGCTTTCGAAGCTCAACAATAGTAAAAAAGTTGGATTTTGAGGACTTTTTTATTATGTGAAATAAGTCCTCACTAACTTCTTTAAGTTACTGAAAATAAAGGATTAAATATCCAATTTGATGACCTTATTAGGGATCATCCTTATTTCAAGACCTATAAGTTATTGAAATGGATTCCTTTATTCTTGACTTGATATAAGAACCTTCTTAGGATGGCTCATGTTTTTTACTTATTGCATTGCAACATAAATCTGAGCTTTGATTTTTGGGGTGCTGCAAGACCATGAATGATTAAATGTTTTTCTGCTAATTTGAGTGAGATGCAACTGGTGCAGCCTGTAAAGGCAAGCGCTAAAGAGTTGCTGGCTCACGCACTATCTCCTGTATATCGGGTGATGAATGGCCTATTGATCGTGACTGTTTTCATGATTGTTGGACTCTGGCTTTCCGGCAACGGAACTCAAGCAGGTGCATTTGATTTAGCTCGCATCCTGGTCCCTGACGAAGCCCGCCATATGGTTTGGCAGGGTGGTTTTGCAATGCTCGATCAGTATCAGGAAGAGGCTCCCAAGGCGCTTGCTGACAAAGAAATTGCGAATGTCATCTATGGCAAGGCATCAGCTACTTCTCACAGCGGCTTGACAAGCGCTAAGCAGCAAACAGTTGCCCTCTTGATGCCCTCGGTGGCGCATGCTCAGGTAAAGCCGATTTCCCATTTGTCGGATCGCATCCCAACATCCAAAATTGACCCTCAAGCTTTGGATTCAAAGTTGATGGTGTCCATTCAAAATCAACGCGCTGTTGCTGACTTCTTTGAGAAGAAGTACAAGTTAGATCGGGCCAAGATTGAGGAATATGTTTCGAACACCGTGCTGATTGCAAAAGAAGTCAATATTGATCCAGTCTTATTGCTCGCGGTGATTTCTGTGGAGTCCAACTTTAATCCGCTCATTAAAAGCCATGCAGGTGCAGAAGGCTTGATGCAAGTGATGACTGCTATTCATAAAGATAAATATGCTTTGTATGGCGGTGCTACTGATGCGGTTAAGCCAGAAGTGAATATTCGGGTAGGCGCTTATATTCTGAAGTATTTAATTGCGACTAGTGGCTCATTGCGCAATGGCTTGAAATACTATGTTGGTGCTGCAAACGCTGAGAATGATGGTGGCTATGCTGATAAGGTCATGGCAGAAAGAAACCGCTTAATTAGTTTGTGCCAGCCAACAACGCAAAATAAATTAACACTAAACGGTAAAGACTTACGCTCCTAAGATCGATATCGTTTCTTTAGGACAAAATAAAGGCCACTCATTGAGTGGCCTTATTACTTGCAGAAGCAGGTTCGGAATTAATTCACTCCATGTAGCTCTACATCAAATACCAATGTTGCATTTGGGGGAATCACACCACCCGCACCACGAGGGCCATAGCCCATCTCTGAAGGGATGATGAGGGTGCGTTTGCCGCCAATTTTCATGCCTTGCACGCCCTGATCCCAGCCCTTAATGACATGGCCAGCACCCAAAGGAAAGCTAAATAACTGACCGCGATCGAGGGAACTATCAAACTTCTGACCTTTATGGTCAGGGGCCTTTTCATCAAACAACCACCCGGTGTAATGCACATCGACATGATTGCCGGCAGTCGCTTCTTTGCCATCACCAACAACGGTATCTATTTTTTGGAGTTCGCTCACGTTTATCTTCCTCTTTGGCTGAAATTGAAGGGCTAGTATATTCTGAGCGTAATCTTTTTGTTCGAGCAAACTCATATGACAAACTTCTGGCCTCATTCTGCATATAAAACCCTAACGGTGGGGTCTGACAAGCAATTGCAAGTGACGGATGATTTTCTGCGTACTTACTTATTGCGTCCCGAACTAAACCTAGTTCCCGAATCCTGCGCTGCTGAGCGTGCCTTGCACCAGCGCTTAAGCGAGAACCCCCGAGCAGTCATCGCCGATGAGGAAATTGCTGGAATGGCAGATCCTGATATTCAGGTGAACTATCAAGTTTGGTTGAGATACCGCGCTAAGTTATTGGCGGCCAGCTCTTTAGAAAATTTCTATATGAGCTTATTTAAAGGCGATGGTGTTGACGTGCCGCCTTTATTTATCTCTCAGTTGGCGCAAATATTTATCCGTCATATCTTGGGTGAAGATTGCCATCCATTGGATGCTCGCATGGGTGAGATCTTCTTTCGAGTGCAGAAAATCACCGTGCTCGAGGACAGCGTGGTGATGGGCGCTGATGATGAGGTAGTCACTCGCAATGCGCAGGCAGGTGAAACGGGAAATATTCTTGATCTTCTAAAGAGCAAGTCGATGTCCATGCGCTCGATTGATTTAGATGTATTGCATGAAGAAAATGCCGATCTGTATTGGGAGAAGAATGAAGATCATGATTTTGCAGTGCAGCTCAATTTTGGTCAGCCACCCATTAATCATTTTTGCCGTGTTCTTGAAAAATGGGTGCAACATTTTTTAGGCGCTCAAGTACGTATCACTCCAATGCAGCAAATCACCGATCCGAAGTGGTCTTGGCATGTTGGCCTAGATGCTGCTGCGACTGATATCTTGAATAAGCTTTACAACAAAGAGCCGGTCGATGCTGATGAGCTTGAGAAGGTCATTTGCTTATTCCGCTTAGACTTTATTGATGAGGCTGCCGTTACCCAATCTCAGGCTGGAAAGCCGGTGTATATGTGCATTGCGATGAATGATGAAAAGCAACTCAAGCTAAAGCCGCAAAACTTACTTTTCAATCTACCTTTAGCGAAGGTTTCTTAAGCCGCAGAGGAGGTGCTGACCTTCTTGCGATTGGCGCTAAGCCAAATTAACGCAGCCGCTGTCACCGCAACGGGAAGCAGCGATCCGAGATTGAGAATGTTCCAGCCCTGCGAGGTAATGAGGGCTCCAGAGCCGAAGGAAGTGAAGGCCATAGTGCCAAATACAAAGAAGTTAATGGCTGCTTGAGCCTTGTCACGTTCTTCTGGTCGGTAGGCAGTCATCGCCAAAGAGGTCGAGCCAGTAAATAAAAAGTTCCAACCAACGCCTAACAAAAATAGCGCAATTAGGAATTGATGAAAGTCGACGCCAGTCAGCGCGATTGCAATGCATACGAGATTGAGGATGACGCCAACACCCATTATTTTGACTGTGCCAAAGCGTTGAATGAGTGAGCCAGTAAAAAACCCGGGTGCGAACATACCGATGACATGCCACTCCAAGACCAGTGCTGTGTCTGAAAAAGGGAGCCCACAAATTTGCATGGCAAGTGGCGTTGCTGCCATCAGTAGGTTCATGACGCCGTAGCCCAAAGAGGCGCCAATCACCGCAACCATAAAGACGGGTTGTTGCAGAATTGTTTTGAGATTTCTGCCTGCGGACAGTGAATGCTGGGTCTTAAACTCTTCTGGGAAGTGGATGAACTGCATCACGATGATGCCAATAAAGCCCGCTATTGAAAGGGTAAGGTAAGCCCCCAAGAACGCGGTATCAAAGAAATCCTTAGTCCAAGAGGCTAGGTTGGGCCCAATCACTGCACCCAGGATGCCACCAGCTAGCACCCAGGAGACCGCCTTATCCCTTTGGCTGGCAACCGTGAGCTCAGCAGCCGCAAATCGATAGAGCTGGCCATTAGCGCTGTAATAGCCTGCAATAAAGGTACCTAGGACCAAAAGCCAGAAGTTTTTGGAAATAGCGGCGTATGCACAGAGGAGGGCTGACAAGACCGCTACCAAGAGGCCGAGCTGAAAAGAAATCTTCCGGCCAAAGTAATTTTGGGTTTTGGCTACGATGGAGGTTGAGAAGGCACCCCCCACCACATAACCCATTACAGGCAGGGTCGCCATCCAGGCAACTGGACTCAGGCTGAGGCCAACCAGGCCATTAATGGCGATAAATGTCACATTATTGGTTAAAAACAAGCCCTGGCAGAGAATCAACAGCAGGAGGTTTTTGTTGAGCAGGGGGTGCTTGTTCGTCATGTACTGCAGTTTACGATGTATACGAGCAAGGATTTAGCTCGGTGGATTCCCTTAAATTGACTGACTTCAGCCAATTTGGTGCCTAAATCCCCTTAAATTGGCGGGGTCGATGATTTAAAATAGCATTCTCGGTCCAGTGCGCGAAATGACACCCAAGACAGCCAAAAGCGCCTGAAGTGTTGCGTGCGGAATGCGAGAGTGGTTCGGTATAAGACCGAGCCCTAATATTTATCCATATCGAGGAAACATCAATGGCTTCAGAGAAATCAAAGATCATTTACACGCTGACAGATGAAGCGCCATTATTGGCGACCTGTGCATTTTTACCAATCATTCGCACCTTTACAGCACCAGCTGGAGTGCAGGTTGTAGAAAGCGACATTTCTGTTGCGGCACGTATCTTGTCAGAGTTCTCTGATTGCTTAACTGCCGAACAAAAAGTTCCTGATAATTTGGCTGAACTGGGTCGCATGACCTTATTGCCAGATACCAACATCATCAAGTTGCCGAATATCAGCGCTTCAGTTCCTCAATTGCTCGCTGCTATTAAAGAACTGCAATCTAAAGGCTACAAGATCCCTGATTTCCCAGATGATCCTAAGGACGATGCTGAAAAAGCAATTCGCACCCGTTACTCCAAGTGTTTAGGCAGCGCAGTAAACCCAGTATTGCGTGAAGGTAACTCTGACCGCCGCGCACCAAATGCGGTGAAGCGTTATGCCCGCAAGAACCCACACTCTATGGGTGAGTGGAGCCAGGCTTCCCGTACACACGTATCCCACATGCATGGTGGCGACTTCTACGCTGGTGAGAAGTCAATGACGATGACTAAGGCATGTGATGTGAAGATGGATTTGGTCACGAAGAGTGGCAAGACGATTGTTCTCAAGCCAAAAGTCTCTTTGCTTGCTGGTGAAATTATTGACAGCATGTACATGAGCAAGAAAGCACTCTGCGAGTTCTACGAAAAAGAAATCGAAGATGCTTACAAGACCGGCATGATGTTGTCCTTGCACGTCAAGGCGACCATGATGAAGGTGTCACACCCAATCGTGTTTGGTCATGCTGTCAAGATTTTCTACAAAGATGCATTTGAGAAGCATGGCAAGTTGTTTGAAGAGTTAGGCGTTAATCCAAACAACGGTATGAGCAGCTTGTACGACAAGATCAAAACTTTGCCAGAATCCAAGCGCGAAGAAATCATTCAAGACTTACATGCGTGCCATGAGCATCGTCCAGCATTGGCGATGGTTGACTCTGCTAAAGGCATTACTAACCTGCATTCACCAAGCGATGTGATCGTGGATGCATCGATGCCGGCAATGATTCGTGTTGGCGGCAAGATGTGGGGTGCAGATGGTCGTTTGCATGACACTAAAGCGGTTATTCCAGAAAGTACCTTTGCTCGCATCTATCAAGAAATGATTAACTTCTGTAAGACCCACGGTAACTTTGATCCTAAAACCATGGGTACAGTGCCTAACGTGGGCTTGATGGCTCAGCAGGCAGAAGAGTACGGCTCACACGATAAGACTTTTGAGATCCCTGAGGCTGGTGTAGCCCGCATTGTTGCGGATGACGGCACAGTATTGCTGGAGCAGAATGTAGAAGAGGGCGATATCTGGCGTATGTGTCAGGTTAAAGATGCGCCGATTCGTGACTGGGTGAAGTTGGCAGTCAACCGTGCGCGTCTGTCTAATACTCCAGCCGTATTCTGGTTGGATGAGTACCGCCCGCATGAAGCTGAGTTAATCAAAAAGGTGCAAACCTACTTGAAAGATTACGACTTAACTGGCGTAGATATTCAGATCATGTCTCAGACCCGCGCAATGCGTTTCACATTGGAGCGCGTGATTCGTGGCAAAGACACGATTTCTGTGACTGGTAATATTTTGCGTGACTACCTCACTGATTTGTTCCCAATCATGGAACTCGGCACTAGTGCAAAGATGTTGTCTATCGTGCCTTTGATGGCAGGTGGCGGTCTCTTTGAAACTGGTGCGGGTGGTTCTGCTCCTAAGCACGTTCAACAATTGGTTGAAGAGAACCATTTGCGATGGGATTCATTGGGTGAGTTTTTGGCTTTAGCTGTTTCTTTAGAAGATATCGGTGACAAGACTAATAATCAAAAAGTGAAGATTTTGGCTCGCACCCTAGATGAAGCTACTGGCACATTATTGGATAACAATAAGTCACCATCTCCACGTACTGGCGAGTTGGATAACCGCGGTAGCCAGTTCTACTTGGCGATGTACTGGGCTCAAGCTCTAGCTGCACAAACGGAAGATAAAGAACTACAAGCTCACTTTGCTCCGATTGCAAAAGCTTTAACTGAGAACGAGCAAAAAATTGTTAGTGAGCTCAAGGCAGTGCAAGGTAAACCAGCTGATATCGGTGGTTACTTCATGCCTGATCAAGCTAAGTTCAAGGCGGTGATGTGCCCAAGCACCACTTTGAATGAGATCTTGAAGACAGCAGCAGTAGCTTAATTTGCGCAGCTTCGTGAAAAGGGCAAACCGTTTGGTTTGCCTTTTTTTATGCGTCTCCTGGCTTCAATTCAGTGCCTCAGCAATAAATTGGCGGGCGTAGGAGAATGGAGCTTATTGTTGGTAAGAGATTCAATCCATTGAGGAGACTTTGATATGCGAGCCCATGAACTAAAGCAGCTTTCCCAGGAAATCACCCCTAAGGCGGTTTTTGAGGGGCGTCGCGACTTAATTAAGAGCGCTGCTGCCGGTGCTTTTGGTTTGGCTCTTGCGCCATGGTTTTCCCGTGATGCACTTGCAAGTAATGCTCAAAAATTAATCGCCACTCCAAACCCCAACTTCATTCTCAAGGATGAATCGACTAGTTATAAGTATGTGACTGGTTACAACAACTTCTATGAGTTTGGAACGGATAAATCAGATCCGGCCGCCTATGCTGAGAGCTTGCAAACGCGTCCATGGACAGTAACGATTGAAGGTTTGGTCAAAAAACCAATGACCTTGGATATTGACTCATTACTCAAGCTTGCTCCGATGGAAGAGCGCATCTATCGCATGCGCTGCGTTGAGGGTTGGTCTATGGTGATTCCATGGGATGGTTACTCCTTATCCAAATTATTGAATCAGGTGCAGCCCTTAGGTTCCGCCAAATATGTGGAATTTATTACTTTGGCAGATCGCAAGCAAATGCCAGGCTTAAAGAGCCAGATTATCGACTGGCCTTATCGCGAAGGCCTTCGCTTGGATGAGGCTATGAACCCATTGACTCTTCTGACCTTTGGTCTTTATGGTGAAATGCTGCCAAAACAAAATGGTGCCCCCGTCAGAATTGTGGTGCCTTGGAAATATGGCTTTAAAAGCGCTAAGTCGATTGTCAAAATTCGTTTGACAGAGGAAATGCCGAAGACCAGTTGGAGTCAGTTTGATGCACGCGAGTATGGATTTTATTCCAACGTCAATCCTCAGGTAGATCATCCTCGCTGGAGTCAGGCTACCGAGCGTCGTATTGGCGATCCTAAAGGTGTCTTTGCTCCTAAGATTAAAACCCAAATGTTCAATGGTTACGGTGATCAAGTGGCGAGTATGTACGCTGGGATGGATCTCAAGAAGTTTTATTGAGGCTAAGCAATCAATATAGCGTGATGAAGTTATTCATTTTTCTCTTAGCGCTATTGCCCTTAGATCGTTTGATTTGGTTGGGCTTAACCGATGGTTTAGGTGCGAACCCCATTGAGTTGATAACCCGCTCCACGGGAACTTGGGCGCTCGTTTTCTTGTGCTTAACCCTAGCGATGACGCCACTGCGTTTGCTGACGAATGCAACGGTATGGATTCGGTATCGCAGAATGTTAGGTTTATTTAGTTTCTTTTATGCATCTGTGCATTTCCTAATCTGGCTTTGGCTAGATCAAAATTTTGATTTAGTGGACATGCTGAAGGACGTGCTGAAGCGACCGTTCATCACCATGGGCTTTATCAGTCTTGTTTTGCTGATTCCACTAGCCATAACCTCCACCCATTGGGCCCAAAGACAATTAGGTCGCCGTTGGGCTTTATTGCATCGACTGATTTATCTCATTGCCTGTACTGCGATTCTGCATTATTGGTGGCATAAGGCGGGAAAGAATGATTTGGATACTGTAACAATTTATGCGCTTGTTTTGCTATTGCTGTTATGTTGTAGGATTCCTTATATTCGCAAGCTTTTGAGCAGGCGATCTACCAACTAAAGGCATTGCGCTAATGACCCTGTTTTCCCATTCTCGTGCTTCACTCATTTCCATAGTGGGCTCATTACTCATTGGACTGGGATCATCCCAAGTCATGGCGCAACCGGTGGAGCAGGGTGTGAAGATCATAGCTTCTTTGGATGTGCCGCGCTACCTAGGAACTTGGTACGAAATTGCCAAGTTTCCGAATTGGTTTCAGAAAAAGTGCGTTTCCAATACAAAGGCCGTCTATAGCGCTAAACCAGATGGCAATCTTCGAGTACTCAACAGTTGCAAAACGGCTTCGGGAGAGACCTCAGAAGCAGAAGGCTTGGCTCGTCAGATTGGTGCCAAAGATTCCCCTAAATTGGAAGTGCGCTTTGCTCCCGAGTGGCTTTCATTTCTACCTTTGGTATGGGGTGATTACTGGGTGATTGATTTGGATTCTCAATATCAGGTGGCAGCCGTGAGTGATCCTAGAAGAGAATATCTTTGGGTTTTATCCAGGACCCCGCAAATCGATCCTAAAGTCTATGCGGATTTATTGCAGCGCCTGAAGCAACAGCAATTCGACATTCAAAAACTCGAACTCACTTCCCAGAAGAATTCAGGTGTCTGAAAAGCGCATTGGTAATTATTTGCTCCCGCCCGGAATGGAGATTTTCGAGCGCGGATGGTTATCGGCAAATAATGTTTTACTATTCGGTGAACAAGACGTTTCCTTAGTTGACACTGGGTACTGTGCTCATCAACAGATGACACTGGATTTAGTTTCTAATTCACTGCAGCAGCATGGCTTAAAAACCCTCAATAAAGTAGTCAACACCCATCTGCATTCTGATCATTGTGGCGGTAATGCGGCTTTATCCGAAGTATTTGATTGCGAGATTTGGATACCGCAAGCGGAGGCCATCGCGGTGCAAGACTGGGATGAGAATTTACTCAGCTTTGAACAGCTAGGGCAAGAGTGTCCACGCTTTAGTCATCAAGCTCTCCTAGTACCTGGTGAAGAACTGATCTTGGGTCCGTACCGCTGGCAAATTCTTGCGGCTCCAGGTCATGACAACCATTCCATCATGTTGTACCAAGAGCAGCATCAAATCTTGATCTCTGCCGATGCACTTTGGGAGGAAGGCTTTGGGGTCATCTTTCCTGAGCTATGGGGTGAGGGGGGTTTTGAAGAGGTGGCACAGACCTTGGAGCTGATTGAGAGGTTGCCTGTTGCTTTAGTAATCCCGGGACATGGAAAACCTTTTACTAATGTAAAACAGTCGATTGAGACTGCAAAATCACGCTTGGATTACCTCTCAAGCGATGCTGACCGTAATGCACGTCATGGCGCCAAAGTGCTCCTCAAGTACAAGCTCTTGGAATGGCGTAGTCAGAAACTAATAGACGCTCAGCAGTGGATTGCGAGAACGCCTGTATTGGAGAATATTCGCAAACAGCTCAATATGAATGCTGAGGATTTTCAGCTTTGGTTGGTGGAGGCTTTGGTGAAATCGAAAGCAGCCATCATCGAAAAAGATTACTTAGTCAATCTTGATTAAATGGTGGGTCAGAAGTTAAACGACAGCTTGCCATAAAAAGACCAGTCGTAAACCGGATAGCTTTGCACTACCTGCTTGCTAGCACCCACTGCAAATAAAAAGCTTTTATTGAGGCGATGGGTCACCATAGCATCCAGTGGGACGAACCAGCCACCACCACCCGTGTTCCATGCTATCCCATTCTCGTCCCACAATCGAAGTTGGGTATTGGGAGTGAGATTAAAGCCTAGTGTTGGGAAGATATTGAGATTGCGAACTAGAGGTGGTTGATTGGGGTTATTGGCAAAAGAATTGCTCTTGGTATCAAAGCCGTACATATATCTCAGAAGAGGTGAAAAGTCCGAGAGAGCTGACTTACTTCCTTGGCGCGGTACATACACGGTGCCGATCTGAGGACCTGCCGCCCATT
Encoded here:
- a CDS encoding MFS transporter gives rise to the protein MTNKHPLLNKNLLLLILCQGLFLTNNVTFIAINGLVGLSLSPVAWMATLPVMGYVVGGAFSTSIVAKTQNYFGRKISFQLGLLVAVLSALLCAYAAISKNFWLLVLGTFIAGYYSANGQLYRFAAAELTVASQRDKAVSWVLAGGILGAVIGPNLASWTKDFFDTAFLGAYLTLSIAGFIGIIVMQFIHFPEEFKTQHSLSAGRNLKTILQQPVFMVAVIGASLGYGVMNLLMAATPLAMQICGLPFSDTALVLEWHVIGMFAPGFFTGSLIQRFGTVKIMGVGVILNLVCIAIALTGVDFHQFLIALFLLGVGWNFLFTGSTSLAMTAYRPEERDKAQAAINFFVFGTMAFTSFGSGALITSQGWNILNLGSLLPVAVTAAALIWLSANRKKVSTSSAA
- a CDS encoding NADP-dependent isocitrate dehydrogenase, which encodes MASEKSKIIYTLTDEAPLLATCAFLPIIRTFTAPAGVQVVESDISVAARILSEFSDCLTAEQKVPDNLAELGRMTLLPDTNIIKLPNISASVPQLLAAIKELQSKGYKIPDFPDDPKDDAEKAIRTRYSKCLGSAVNPVLREGNSDRRAPNAVKRYARKNPHSMGEWSQASRTHVSHMHGGDFYAGEKSMTMTKACDVKMDLVTKSGKTIVLKPKVSLLAGEIIDSMYMSKKALCEFYEKEIEDAYKTGMMLSLHVKATMMKVSHPIVFGHAVKIFYKDAFEKHGKLFEELGVNPNNGMSSLYDKIKTLPESKREEIIQDLHACHEHRPALAMVDSAKGITNLHSPSDVIVDASMPAMIRVGGKMWGADGRLHDTKAVIPESTFARIYQEMINFCKTHGNFDPKTMGTVPNVGLMAQQAEEYGSHDKTFEIPEAGVARIVADDGTVLLEQNVEEGDIWRMCQVKDAPIRDWVKLAVNRARLSNTPAVFWLDEYRPHEAELIKKVQTYLKDYDLTGVDIQIMSQTRAMRFTLERVIRGKDTISVTGNILRDYLTDLFPIMELGTSAKMLSIVPLMAGGGLFETGAGGSAPKHVQQLVEENHLRWDSLGEFLALAVSLEDIGDKTNNQKVKILARTLDEATGTLLDNNKSPSPRTGELDNRGSQFYLAMYWAQALAAQTEDKELQAHFAPIAKALTENEQKIVSELKAVQGKPADIGGYFMPDQAKFKAVMCPSTTLNEILKTAAVA
- the msrP gene encoding protein-methionine-sulfoxide reductase catalytic subunit MsrP, which translates into the protein MRAHELKQLSQEITPKAVFEGRRDLIKSAAAGAFGLALAPWFSRDALASNAQKLIATPNPNFILKDESTSYKYVTGYNNFYEFGTDKSDPAAYAESLQTRPWTVTIEGLVKKPMTLDIDSLLKLAPMEERIYRMRCVEGWSMVIPWDGYSLSKLLNQVQPLGSAKYVEFITLADRKQMPGLKSQIIDWPYREGLRLDEAMNPLTLLTFGLYGEMLPKQNGAPVRIVVPWKYGFKSAKSIVKIRLTEEMPKTSWSQFDAREYGFYSNVNPQVDHPRWSQATERRIGDPKGVFAPKIKTQMFNGYGDQVASMYAGMDLKKFY
- a CDS encoding sulfite oxidase heme-binding subunit YedZ gives rise to the protein MKLFIFLLALLPLDRLIWLGLTDGLGANPIELITRSTGTWALVFLCLTLAMTPLRLLTNATVWIRYRRMLGLFSFFYASVHFLIWLWLDQNFDLVDMLKDVLKRPFITMGFISLVLLIPLAITSTHWAQRQLGRRWALLHRLIYLIACTAILHYWWHKAGKNDLDTVTIYALVLLLLLCCRIPYIRKLLSRRSTN
- a CDS encoding lipocalin family protein; the protein is MTLFSHSRASLISIVGSLLIGLGSSQVMAQPVEQGVKIIASLDVPRYLGTWYEIAKFPNWFQKKCVSNTKAVYSAKPDGNLRVLNSCKTASGETSEAEGLARQIGAKDSPKLEVRFAPEWLSFLPLVWGDYWVIDLDSQYQVAAVSDPRREYLWVLSRTPQIDPKVYADLLQRLKQQQFDIQKLELTSQKNSGV